A single window of Larimichthys crocea isolate SSNF unplaced genomic scaffold, L_crocea_2.0 scaffold65459, whole genome shotgun sequence DNA harbors:
- the LOC109140674 gene encoding uncharacterized protein LOC109140674 isoform X1, producing the protein MRTFSLTSALLLCSLCWISVSASESHTVDVQAGEDVTLLCSNISSISNYRFWSRLVNGTMIRCIASFYGANNNPQYCDEYQNGNFEMTSNSSDVYLKIKQVDLSDSGMYFCGFFLDGHILINIKLLNVQGNDADGKSEKTPDAITKLTSVTLGGLTVFLLMVIIGLVVKIRKLQTAQYQEHSPQTQDLDSDDLNYAALRFLPDPNLRPASERELETNVVYAATR; encoded by the exons ATGAGGACCTTCAGCTTGACATCAGCTTTactcctctgcagcctct gctgGATCTCTGTCTCAGCGTCTGAGTCTCACACTGTGGACGTTCAGGCCGGTGAAGACGTCACACTGCTGTGCTCCAACATTTCCAGTATTTCAAATTACAGATTCTGGTCCAGACTCGTAAACGGAACCATGATCAGATGTATCGCTTCTTTTTACGGGGCTAATAACAATCCTCAATACTGTGATGAATATCAAAATGGAAACTTTGAAATGACATCCAACAGCTCTGATGTTTatctgaaaatcaaacaagtgGATCTGTCTGACTCTGGGATGTATTTCTGTGGATTTTTCTTAGACGGACACATTTTAATCAAtataaaacttttaaatgttCAAG GCAATGACGCTGATGGCAAATCTGAAA AAACTCCTGATGCAATAACAAAGCTGACGAGTGTGACCCTGGGCGGTCTGACTGTTTTCCTTCTGATGGTCATCATTGGTCTGGTTGTTAAAATCAGGAAACTTCAGACAG CACAATATCAAGAGCACAGTCCACAAACACAGGATCTAGACTCAGATGACCTGAACTATGCAGCGCTCAGATTCCTTCCAGATCCAAACCTCAGGCCTGcatcagagagagagctggagacaAATGTTGTGTATGCTGCCACCAGATAG
- the LOC109140674 gene encoding uncharacterized protein LOC109140674 isoform X2 codes for MRTFSLTSALLLCSLCWISVSASESHTVDVQAGEDVTLLCSNISSISNYRFWSRLVNGTMIRCIASFYGANNNPQYCDEYQNGNFEMTSNSSDVYLKIKQVDLSDSGMYFCGFFLDGHILINIKLLNVQETPDAITKLTSVTLGGLTVFLLMVIIGLVVKIRKLQTAQYQEHSPQTQDLDSDDLNYAALRFLPDPNLRPASERELETNVVYAATR; via the exons ATGAGGACCTTCAGCTTGACATCAGCTTTactcctctgcagcctct gctgGATCTCTGTCTCAGCGTCTGAGTCTCACACTGTGGACGTTCAGGCCGGTGAAGACGTCACACTGCTGTGCTCCAACATTTCCAGTATTTCAAATTACAGATTCTGGTCCAGACTCGTAAACGGAACCATGATCAGATGTATCGCTTCTTTTTACGGGGCTAATAACAATCCTCAATACTGTGATGAATATCAAAATGGAAACTTTGAAATGACATCCAACAGCTCTGATGTTTatctgaaaatcaaacaagtgGATCTGTCTGACTCTGGGATGTATTTCTGTGGATTTTTCTTAGACGGACACATTTTAATCAAtataaaacttttaaatgttCAAG AAACTCCTGATGCAATAACAAAGCTGACGAGTGTGACCCTGGGCGGTCTGACTGTTTTCCTTCTGATGGTCATCATTGGTCTGGTTGTTAAAATCAGGAAACTTCAGACAG CACAATATCAAGAGCACAGTCCACAAACACAGGATCTAGACTCAGATGACCTGAACTATGCAGCGCTCAGATTCCTTCCAGATCCAAACCTCAGGCCTGcatcagagagagagctggagacaAATGTTGTGTATGCTGCCACCAGATAG